The genomic interval AGGCAATGGATAATGGCCTCCCGGGGGCCAACAGGCGTTTCCCCCAGTATGGACACCATCACCAGCAGACAGGCGATGCCGATATTACCTCCCCGGTTACCATATACCAGCAGCATGCCGTTGGCGAAGCAACAGGCCAGTATCCAGCCGGTCATCAGGATGGGGTAGGGCGCAATGAGGCTGGTGCCGACCGCAGTAAAGAATATAAATGCAATAGCGGTCAGGATGCCGTTCCGTTTGTGGAGTGCAGTACCCGGAACATCTGAAAGGGCGGTAGCCAGTGCACCAAGCGATACCACTATACCCATTGGCAGGTCGCCCATCATGGAGAATGCTACAGAAGGCACTACCACACTAATGGTAGTACGTAATCCTGTACTGAAATGATAGCTGTAAATGAAATTCCTGACTTCCTGAACCCAATGCCGCATCTGGAAAATTTAATATATGCAAAGTTATTTAAATCGCTGATAAGCAAAAAGAATGCTGGTTTGGGCGTATGGCTTCCGCTGTTCACGATATGCCGGCTAAATATAATACTACAGCAGCAAACCGCTGATCAATCATTCTATGCAATTTATACACAACTGTGTATAATTAAATTCTAACCGGGACATGGTTGTCTGATAAATTACTGTTTTCTTTGGAAAAATAAAGCTAAGAAGCCTGGATTAAGATACTGATTATCAGAAAAAGGAGATAAATAGTCTGGTAAAAATGCATTATTATGGTATGATTAGGCAAATCCTGGTCATAAATCAGAGAAATCATAGTTATCTTTGACGGCTTAAAAAAACAAAGCAAAGCAATTGTGCGTTTAAAGACATTAGAAATCAAAGGCTTCAAAAGTTTTGCTGACAAAACCGTATTACACTTCGATGAGGGGGTAACCGGGGTCATTGGCCCCAACGGATGTGGCAAAAGTAATATCATTGACTCTATCCGCTGGGTGATCGGGGAGCATAAGATCAGTAACCTGCGTTCTGAGAATCAGTCAGGGCTGGTGTTTAATGGCTCCAAAACACGTTCTGCCAGTGGTATGGCCGAAGTGAGCCTCACGTTCGAGAACACCCGCAATGTATTGCCAACCGAGTTCACTACTGTTACCATTACCCGCAAGTTTTACAAGAACGGTGATAGCGAATACCGTCTGAATGATGTGGCCTGCCGCCTGAAAGATATCCATAACCTGTTTATGGATACCGGTGTCAGTACCGATTCTTATGCTATCATTGAGCTTGGGATGGTGGACGACATTATCAAGGATAAAGAGAACAGCCGCCGTCGCATGCTGGAACAGGCTGCCGGTATTTCCATCTATAAAACGCGTAAGAAGGAAGCCAAATCCAAGCTGGATGCTACGGAGGGAGACCTGAACCGTATTGAGGACCTGCTGTTTGAGATCAATAACAACTTAAAGACCCTGGAATCCCAGGCACGTAAGGCCGAACGCTTTTACGAGGTGAAGAAAGAATACCGCGAGATCAGTATCGAACTGGCCAAAGCCGCCCTGGAGGGATTCAATGTCACTTTTAAAGAACTGACAGACGAACAGCAGGCGGAAAGTGATAAGAAGATGGCCCTGGAAACGGAGATCTCCTCTGCAGAAGCCAGTGTGGAAGAAGATAAACTGCATTTTGTGGCCAAGGAAAGAGAACTGCAGGTGCTGCAGAAATCTTTCAACGAACTCGTATCCACCATCCGTACGAAGGAAAACGATAAGAACCTCGCCAGCCAGCAGCTTACCTACCTGAAAGAGCGCGAACGCAATATCAGCCAGTTCCTCAGTAACGCCGAAGGGCAGTTACAGGGCCTGACAGATTCCATCGCTTTCACCGAAACACAGGTGGAAGAAGAACAGGAAGCGTTTGAAAGCCTGCAGGACCAGCTGGAAGGATTGCAGGAGATGATGGACGAGAAGAAGGAAGCCTTCAACCAGAAAAAGTTGTCGCTCGAAACCCTGCGCCGTGACCAGCAACAATGGCAGCGGCAACAGTTCGAAGCAGAAAAGAAAGTGGCGGTAGCCGATACTTCCGTACAGAACCTGCAACGCAGTATACAACAGTTACAGGACGAAAAAGCCGCCCGTCAGCTGCAGATCACACAACTGGAAGAAGAGAAAGTGGCGCTCCAGGAAACGCTGCAGGACCAGAAAGCAGACCTGGAAGATATGATCGCTTTCCAGGAAGAGACCAAGGGAAAGATCCTGGCCACCCAGGGAGAAATAGAAGGACTGCGCGATAAGCTGGTAGACGAGAACCGTGCGCTGGACCAGAAGAAGAATGAATACGACCTGTTAAAATCCCTCGTGGACAGCCTGGAAGGTTATCCTGAAAGTATCAAGTTCCTCAAGAAAAATACAGAGTGGAATAATAGTGCTCCTATCCTGAGCGATATTTTCTTCTGTAAGGAAGAATATCGTACCTGTGTGGAGAATCTGCTTGAACCTTATCTTAACTACTATGTTGTAAATAATGCAGCAGAAGCAGTGCAGGCCATCCGTTTACTGGATGATAACAAGAAAGGTAAAGCAAACTTTTTTATCTTGGATCAGTTCCACCAGCAGGGTGGAAGCCTGTTCACCCCTCCGGGCGCCATTCCGGCCCTGCAGGTGGTAGAACTGGAAGAACGTTACAAGGGACTGGGCAACTACCTGCTGGGTAAAGTATTCATTACCGACGATATCAGCAACCTGGAGTTCAGCCAGCTGGCAGACCAGGATATACTGGTGATAGAAAAAAGCGGCAGGATGAACCGCGGCAGGTATAGTTTCAGCGGCGGTTCCGTAGGACTGTTCGAAGGAAAGAAACTGGGACGTGCCAAGAACCTGGAGAAACTGGATGAAGAGATCAGGGCGCTGGAAGATGTAGTGGCTAACCTGCGTCAGCAGATCCAGGAGAAACATAACCAGGTATTGGGTTATAACAGTCAGCTGAATGAGAACAATATCAATACCGCCCGCGAGAAGATCAACCAGTTGAATAACCAGGTGTTCGGATTGCAGAACCGTATTGAGAACTTCCGTCACCTGGTGGAATCGGGCGAAAAACGCCTGCTGGAAATGCAGGATTCCCTGGCAGCGAACCAGGAAAGTATTTCCGGTGTAAAGGAAGAACTGGATGACCTGAATGATAAGGTGCACGCTTTGCACGATAGCATTGTGGCAGCAGAACGGGCAGCAACAGAGGCAGAGCAACAGTTCAACCAGGCCAACGTACAGTTCAACAACCAGAACCTGCAGCACACGCGCCAGCAGAGTAAGGTGCAGGCCCTGAAGCAGGAACTGGAATTCAAGCGTAAACAATTATCAGATCTGCATACGCAGATCACCAGCAATAAATCTCAGCTGGAAGATGCAGTAGCAAATATTGCCGCTGCGGAAGACAAGCTGGGAGCCGCAGAAGACGGATTGATAGACCTGTTCCGCCGTAAAGAGGAAGAAGAGAAGGAGCTGAATGAGAAAGACCAGGAATATTATAATTTCCGTAACCAGTTGCAGGAGAAAGAAAGCAGTCTGCGTGCGCGCCAGCGTGCCAAAGAACAGCTGGAACAGGCGCTGACGGTGATCAAGGACAAGGTGAACGAACTGAAATTGCAGCTGGCCTCCATGAAGGAAAGGTTGAGCGTAGAGTTCAAAGTGAACCTGGACGAGATCATTGACGAGCAGCGTAGTTCAGCACTGCCGGTAGATGAATTGCAGGCAGGCGCCGAGCGACTGAAGAAGCGTCTTGAAAATATGGGGGAGATCAACCCCACAGCGATCGAGGCCTACCAGGAAATGAAGAAACGTTATGAGTTTATACTGGAGCAGAAGAATGACCTGGTAACCGCGAAAGAGTCGCTGATGGCAACGATCCAGGAAGTGGAGGCAACAGCTAACCAGAAATTCCTGGATACCTTCAACCAGGTGAAGGAAAACTTCGTACGTGTATTTAAGGCATTGTTCACCGAAGAAGACCAGTGTGATATGATATTGAACGATCCTGAAAACCTGGCAGATACCGGTATAGAGATCATTGCCAAACCGAAGGGTAAGCGTCCGGCAGCCATTACACAGCTGAGTGGAGGTGAAAAGACACTGACGGCAACAGCCTTATTGTTTGCCATTTACCTGATCAAACCAGCGCCATT from Chitinophaga filiformis carries:
- the smc gene encoding chromosome segregation protein SMC, with translation MRLKTLEIKGFKSFADKTVLHFDEGVTGVIGPNGCGKSNIIDSIRWVIGEHKISNLRSENQSGLVFNGSKTRSASGMAEVSLTFENTRNVLPTEFTTVTITRKFYKNGDSEYRLNDVACRLKDIHNLFMDTGVSTDSYAIIELGMVDDIIKDKENSRRRMLEQAAGISIYKTRKKEAKSKLDATEGDLNRIEDLLFEINNNLKTLESQARKAERFYEVKKEYREISIELAKAALEGFNVTFKELTDEQQAESDKKMALETEISSAEASVEEDKLHFVAKERELQVLQKSFNELVSTIRTKENDKNLASQQLTYLKERERNISQFLSNAEGQLQGLTDSIAFTETQVEEEQEAFESLQDQLEGLQEMMDEKKEAFNQKKLSLETLRRDQQQWQRQQFEAEKKVAVADTSVQNLQRSIQQLQDEKAARQLQITQLEEEKVALQETLQDQKADLEDMIAFQEETKGKILATQGEIEGLRDKLVDENRALDQKKNEYDLLKSLVDSLEGYPESIKFLKKNTEWNNSAPILSDIFFCKEEYRTCVENLLEPYLNYYVVNNAAEAVQAIRLLDDNKKGKANFFILDQFHQQGGSLFTPPGAIPALQVVELEERYKGLGNYLLGKVFITDDISNLEFSQLADQDILVIEKSGRMNRGRYSFSGGSVGLFEGKKLGRAKNLEKLDEEIRALEDVVANLRQQIQEKHNQVLGYNSQLNENNINTAREKINQLNNQVFGLQNRIENFRHLVESGEKRLLEMQDSLAANQESISGVKEELDDLNDKVHALHDSIVAAERAATEAEQQFNQANVQFNNQNLQHTRQQSKVQALKQELEFKRKQLSDLHTQITSNKSQLEDAVANIAAAEDKLGAAEDGLIDLFRRKEEEEKELNEKDQEYYNFRNQLQEKESSLRARQRAKEQLEQALTVIKDKVNELKLQLASMKERLSVEFKVNLDEIIDEQRSSALPVDELQAGAERLKKRLENMGEINPTAIEAYQEMKKRYEFILEQKNDLVTAKESLMATIQEVEATANQKFLDTFNQVKENFVRVFKALFTEEDQCDMILNDPENLADTGIEIIAKPKGKRPAAITQLSGGEKTLTATALLFAIYLIKPAPFCILDEVDAPLDDANVGKFTNMIRKFSDNSQFIIVTHNKQTMAAVDVIYGVTMQEPGVSKLVPVDFRSLN